GATCTCTGATAATGCGTTGTCTTTCCACAGTTCAATTTCGTCTGTCCATTAATGGCTATCTTACTGACCCTTTTCATTCAACGCGTGGTATTAGGCAAGGGGATCCCCTTTCTCCCTATCTTTTCCTTCTAATTGCTGAGGGTCTTTCTGCTGCAACTCGTTTGCAAGAATCTCAGGCTCTGTTTTCTGGCATTCAGATTTGCAGGGGAGCCCCACCATTATCTCACCTCTTGTTTGCTGATGATAGCATGGTTTTCTCTCCTGTTCATCCTCAGGCCAGTGCTTCCCTAAATGGTATTCTTGATCTCTACAATAAAGCTACAGGCCAGCTAGTGAATAGAGAGAAATCCTCCATTCTCTTCTCCCCCAATACCTCTGCTGAGTCCCAGAATCAATTTCGTCAAGATCTTCACCTTATGGGAGAAGGTTTCATTAGTAAGTACCTCGGTGCTCCCCATTGTGTGGCCAGGGTTTCCAATTCCATGTTTCACTACTTGCTTCAAAAAGTTTCTTCCAAGCTTAAATCATGGAACGAAAAATTTTTCTCTAGGGCTGGTAAAGAGACTCTTATTAAAGCGGTGGTCCAAGCAATTCCCTCTTTTGCTATGTCCAGTTTCAAAGTTCCCAAATCGATTTGTTCAAAAATTCAAAGTTTGATTGCTAAATTTTGGTGGGGATCTCAAGGTACTAACAAAATTCACTGGAAGAACTGGGATTCTATTtctgtttcaaaattttttggGGGCCTGGGCTTCCGTATTCTTTCTTCTCATAACCAAGCTCTTTTAGCTAAGCAGGCTTGGCGTACTTGGAATGATAGGAATTCCCTTCTCCATTCTGTTCTTAAAGCCCGATATTTCAAAAATTCTGATTTCATGAATGCCCCTTCTGGTCACAACTCTTCTTTCACCTGGAGAAGTATTCTTTGGGGTCGCCATTTACTTCAAAAGGGGTTGGTTTGGAAGATTGGCACTGGAACTAGTATTCCCTTATCTGCACCTAATTGGATTCCCAACACTAAGCACCCTATTCTCTTGCACTCTCTCCATCAATCCCAAGCTTTTGTCTCTTTCTTCATTAATGATGACTCAACTTGGAACACCCGTAAGCTTAAACATTACTTCCCTCCTTACCAAGTTGATCGTATCCTCACAACCCCCATTGATCCTCTATCTTCAGATTCGCTTATTTGGGGCTTTCACTCCTCAGGTATTTTAACAGTCAAATCTGCTTACCATCTTGCCTGCACTCTTCATTCTGCTCAAGTTCCTTCCTCTTCCAATCCTAACCCATACTTTCATTGGTGGAAAACCCTCTGGTCTCTCCCTGTTCCTCCCAAGATTAAACATTTTATTTGGAGAGCTTTCCACCATATATTGCCATGTTCTCTCAATCTTTTTCATAAAAGGAGTCTCCCTGACCCACTTTGCTCAATCTGTGGGTACGACAAGGAATCAGTCTCTCATGCCCTTATTGGTTGCACAAGAGCAAAGTCTATTTGGAAGTCTTCAACTTTTAAACAGTTTTACTTGTCTTATTATAGAAGTGACATCAAGGACTTTCTCTTACAGGCTTTTCAAGTTTTGCCAAAGCAGGAGTTCCAAGTCTTTATCACTTTCATTTGGCAAATTTGGAATACTCGAAACTCTATACTTTTCAACAAGAATCATACTACTAACAATGTGGAAGAATTTGTTGTTAATTACTTGCAGGAGTACAAGGATGTACAACATTCTCAAAAACATGACACTCAGCCATCCGAAGTTTCAAGCATCACTCAGTCCTCTCATCAGCATTGGCTTCTTTCCTTGTCACCTGATACTCCTGCTCTGTTTGTAGATGCAGCCCTCGACCATCAGGCAGGCCTAACTGGTGCTGGTTTTGTTTTCAAAAGGGGATATCAGACTGTGTTGGCTTCTCAATCCCGGAGGCTGCCTGGTGTTGTCTCGCCCATCTTCTCAGAAGGCCAAGCTCTTTTACAAAGTCTCAAGTGGTGCATTGATTCCCAGTTTACTCCTCAAGTTGTTTTCTCGGATTGTCTAAATTTAGTCTCAAAAGTAAATGGAGATTGACAGGACAATTCTGCTCTTTCTGGTTTAGTTTCCTGCATTCGTTTGCTCTTCTCGAACTTCCCTGGAGCTTCTTTGCAGTTCCTTCCGCGGCAGTTTAATGTGGAAGCCCATAATTGTGCTCGTGAAGCTCTCAGGTCTAGAGAAGTGAGCTAGGGGAAGTCCATCTTCTTCCTCTTTGGCTGCTTGCTGTTGTTGTTCCTTTCTCTGTTGCAGCCTCttgttctcaaaaaaaaaaaaaaaaaaaaaaaaaaaaaaaaaaagagagaaacaggggagaagagaaagaaaatgtATTATTGAAATTAATTGATAACAGATACAAGAATTTATATATAGCTGAGATACAAGAGAACTTTGGTTGTAACAAACTAACcaaccaataataataataataacggtaataactaacaaataaaacaGTAAAAACCTAACAACCTCTAATAATATTATTGGCAATTGTATATATGCATATGAGAGAGAGTTACGTTGATGATGTTGGATGGTTTTGGTGATATATGATATCGAAGATTATATAATGGCTTTGGCTAAATTGGTTTGTTAGGCTCGTGCATTGTTAAAATACATTAGTTGTACCACCTACCTTATGTGatctagatattttttttaataaatattaaattaaaaaatatataatatttttgtagcaTTTCtcatttaatatacaattttaattaaaaaaattaagaggaaGTCAGTAAAGGCCTCTCTACATTGGATTTGGATTTTTGAGTGAGAGTACTCTACAATaaaggctaattaagatttttgtcccttgaactttgtcatgtaccaaatcatgcattCTGAACCTTTAAGGTTGTTAAAAATGtcccatgaactattgagattattaaatttaagcatttttgtctaatttcattcaattttactatttcactgattgtttatatactaaaatatactttccagactttgatatctaccaaatcatgctcctcgAACTTTGtcatatactaaattatgtccCCCGGACTTCCattcatgttagactttttttactaaaattagaaaatagtccttaaatctaattatttcaATAGTCCAGGGAGCATTTTTCACGATCTTAAAAATTCAGGGAACATGATTTGGtaaatgtcaaagttcaggaacAAATATCTTAATTAGACAATGATAAAATATAAAAGTCTAAAATCAAAAGGCCGATCTTATTATTATACCATCCGTATGCGTGTAATTATATAATCTTCAACtatttttagttaattaatataGCTGGCTCTGTACGTAATTATTGACCATTTGCACCTAAGTACACAACTGGGAGAAGAAGCTAGCTAGTAGTGCAATCCACAACTCGTTATCCAAGTCACGTGAAGCCAAAATGCCCTTTGTCGTTTAGATTATTGGATATTCTTTGTATTTGTTATAGAAAACAATACAagtatacattccaaaataaatacatatatatatatagttacataATTACACCAtactttcatatattttttcttttctataaaaggtTCGTTGGTGGTGTATCCACTTGAATGATAATTACAGGCGTACTTTCATCTTGATACAGCCCCTCCAAAAttttacagaaaaaaaaaatatagtaattttatattaaaatttttaatttttttataaaagttatgtATTTTGGACtccctttattttatttatttatttaccttTTGTCTTCCTTAATGTTATCCTCTGGCCATCCCATTTTTATCGACTATTAACTTTTATATTTAGTGGTCTGACAACTTTGATTGTATTGATACTACTTTGTGACAATCTTTTTGCTCTTAAGAACTCTAATTTACTCTTaagatttttttctaaaaaaataaaatcaaataaaatacacTACAACGTCAAATTTATCATGGACTCATTATCCTTATGTTATAAACtccatgataaaaaaaaaaatgttatttaaTTAGGATTCTAGCTCTAAGGTATTTCACATCACTTGTGTGCGATAGAGTTGTTAAAAGTGTTAAAAATATGAGAGTTGTTAagagtgttatttttttttaccatctCCAATATTTGTATAAGTTTCttaattaagtaattttgtacattttttgtaatataataatatttattgtacacCAATAGAAAAAACTCCTTtcttccttaaaaaaaaaaaaaaaaaactcctttATTAAATGTGACAAAGTCTTTATTAGTTACTAATTTGAGTTATATCTTTGTAACAATCTTTGTCTACTTTTTCTTAATTGCGTTCATATATTTATCCCCTTCTGTTGTTGATTACTTAATGTATGTCATTATCTTGCATTGTATTAGTATTGTTTCTTATCATTTGATTCATACTATCATATATGTTTCTTTCTTGAAAATCAAGATTGACATTCAAGGTCAAGATTAATTGCATTCTTAAATGTAAATCTCAATTTTCTAATCTAGATCAATTAAACTTCAAGAACTTATCCTTAATTGATTCTAATTGATTAGTGTAAGAccataaattctaacaaaatcaAGTGTTCTCGGTTGGTCACCATTTTTCTGGATGGAACCCCTCTCTGTTGAGTTTGCACCGACGATATTATTCTCGGTATACTTttaaagggttttttttttttttttaatataattttattttaaatagtatagcacaaattataataaatataaatatatataatggatttgtttggtacgccgtattgtatagtattatattaaattgtattttatacaatatttttttatataaaaatatatgtggtattaacttttatgggaACCTAAATAtacaatattttagtataaattaaagtttaatatagCATTATATAaagatatgatatataatccgatttaatataatacaatatgttaattctatttttgacatatttaattgacaaaaatattttattatttattgtatatttcggctggtatgttttaatatggtttccttattttgtgtattcaaacttggaaggaaagttgtctagctttcctatttttgaaaaaaaggtaaaaatggtaagtttggttactcatttcttttttatctaaccagctggtattttctgatcttgtgtgagttttccattttcttagatcagatttctttaagagaaaaccggagctaaactttccttttctataaaaggaaagttgtacttactgcccacgattctatAGGTACAGAAATAGAAATTCCTgggctgattgaagaattattttagggaagtttctagtgggctggggtcttgttcagaccgtgtgtaagctgtcaataaggtgtatattgattataaatacaccttatagcagctaggttttgtatctctttcattcactttcatatcttaaggaaagagtgtctttgttatgtagagaagagctGCTCGACTcttactttgtttatttgtagtTGTATtatcttgagtctgtattcaagcctacatcgaagaagaacatcagtgcaaccttcgggagaaggtgtttacaagctttcgggagattgcttttgaagtcttgcatcgagaggatacaagcacacaaccttctggagaaggtatttacaagctttcaggagattgcttttgaagtcttgcatcgggaggatacaagcacacaaccttcgggagaaggttgTACatgctttcgggagattgcctTTAAGTCTTGAATCacgaggattcaagcactcttcaagatGATCGAAGGGATTTcaagctcttggagttttatcaagattcggttagtaggtggaatgcATCAAGCTTGCGACATACAATAAGAgagagtctatttatgcataagtcaattactttgtatttttgataccgatctaatgaatcttatctctgggcgtggccctgtggactagtaacaatctgaaaggattgttgaaaccacgtacaaaaatcttgtgtgtttttacttttatgcactgtttgtttttctgggtttctctggagttacagagttgtattctgtaactacgaaaaaattgttttttggaaccagtttcattattccgtatttaattaatcacttaattaaataattaaaatgagaatattaaaatacgaaatttcacaatacaatacaatacggccAAATACAGCGTACCAAACGAGCCAAATTATATATTAGCTAGTTtcattcaaaaataatatatatatatattagttagtTTATTGTTACATGCATTGTAGTATacttagttatatttttgttatgtgtatttttaaaatttcatacataaataaaggaaattatttattaattttttaattatttttaaaaactaatatttaaaGGTTTAAAAATTTgaggaaaataatataaagtttaagaatattaaaattcaaaatactcccaatattaaaaataacaataaaaaataaatataaaatttaagaatACTAAAATTGAACATAtcctaatattaaaaataacaatgaaaagataaatataaagattaagaatattaaaattgaacATACTCCcatcattaaaaataacaataaaaaataataatatttcaaataatatattaatattcatatatatatatatatttaaattaatctaaaataaataatattaatatatgtatctatctatatatataaaaaagagacATAAGACGGTGACGTGACACTCAAAAATCTCTCTAATTAGGATTATTTGTTCTCTCCTAattaattctctcaattttaattttttattagcttcataaatattaatcaatataaaaaatgaaacaccctaactagcttaggcgtgttagcgtgatttttaacttactgtgcagcttgttgctaatcaacgagtttaatgaaaacatgattaattaaaatttacttatttaattagaaacttAAAGTATTAGATATATAAAATTTCGGGATCcgttttacaaaatactttttaaaagtttgctatacacatatacaaaagtttgtcgcccagcgactataCAGCAAAAGCCTCGATGTCTCAAAGATCTTACGCTGCAGGCCTAACCGCCcggacatgtacaatcttcacctgctcgTACTCACGGgtcctcagctttagccttgcccttacctacacataaatatagcactgtgagtcgacagactcagtaagaaaagcataacataaacaTACAAAGAACCCGGGTTATAACCTGGCGTCCATACacccgatcataaccctaatccttgtctccaacacggtactgagtctagaatgttcat
This Cannabis sativa cultivar Pink pepper isolate KNU-18-1 chromosome 6, ASM2916894v1, whole genome shotgun sequence DNA region includes the following protein-coding sequences:
- the LOC115695396 gene encoding uncharacterized protein LOC115695396; its protein translation is MRCLSTVQFRLSINGYLTDPFHSTRGIRQGDPLSPYLFLLIAEGLSAATRLQESQALFSGIQICRGAPPLSHLLFADDSMVFSPVHPQASASLNGILDLYNKATGQLVNREKSSILFSPNTSAESQNQFRQDLHLMGEGFISKYLGAPHCVARVSNSMFHYLLQKVSSKLKSWNEKFFSRAGKETLIKAVVQAIPSFAMSSFKVPKSICSKIQSLIAKFWWGSQGTNKIHWKNWDSISVSKFFGGLGFRILSSHNQALLAKQAWRTWNDRNSLLHSVLKARYFKNSDFMNAPSGHNSSFTWRSILWGRHLLQKGLVWKIGTGTSIPLSAPNWIPNTKHPILLHSLHQSQAFVSFFINDDSTWNTRKLKHYFPPYQVDRILTTPIDPLSSDSLIWGFHSSGILTVKSAYHLACTLHSAQVPSSSNPNPYFHWWKTLWSLPVPPKIKHFIWRAFHHILPCSLNLFHKRSLPDPLCSICGYDKESVSHALIGCTRAKSIWKSSTFKQFYLSYYRSDIKDFLLQAFQVLPKQEFQVFITFIWQIWNTRNSILFNKNHTTNNVEEFVVNYLQEYKDVQHSQKHDTQPSEVSSITQSSHQHWLLSLSPDTPALFVDAALDHQAGLTGAGFVFKRGYQTVLASQSRRLPGVVSPIFSEGQALLQSLKWCIDSQFTPQVVFSDCLNLVSKVNGD